The Procambarus clarkii isolate CNS0578487 chromosome 39, FALCON_Pclarkii_2.0, whole genome shotgun sequence region GGGGAACGGGAAGGACTTGACTCAGGTGAGGGACAACAGGGGCCCTCACTACCAGGGAGGGAGAACAGGGGGCCCCTACTACCAGGGAGGGAGAACAGGAGCCCTCACTTCCTGGGAGAAATAGAGGGAACATAAGGGACTAGTGTCCTAAGATACAATATTAGAGTCATAGCCAGCACCTCTCCAGTAGGTGAACGTGCTCCCCAGCACCTCTCTGGTAGGTGAACGTCCTCCCTAGCACCCCTCCGGTGGGTAAACGTGCTCCCCAGCACCCCTCCGGTAGGTGAACGccctccccagcatccctccggtGGGTGAACGTCCTCCCCAGCACCCCTCCGGTAGGTGAACGTCCTCCCCAGCACCCCACCGGTAGGTGAACGTCCTCCCCAGCACCCCTCCGGCAGGTGAACGTCCTCCCCAGCACCCCTCCGGTAGGCGAACGTCCTCCCCAGCACCCCTCCAGTAGGTGAACGTCCTCCCCAGCATCCCTGTGGTAGGTGAACGTCCTCCCCAGCACCCCTCCGCTAGGTGAACGTCCTCCCCAGCACCCCTCCGCTAGGTGAACGtcctccccagcatccctccggtAGGTGAACGTCCTCCCCAGCACCCCTCCGCTAGGTGAACGTCCACCCCAGCACCCCTCCGGTAGGTGAACGTCCTCCCCAGCACCCCTCCGGTAGGTGAACGTCCTCCCCAGCACCCCTCCGCTAGGTGAACGTCCTCCCCAGCACCCCTCCGCTAGGTGAACGTCCTCCCCAGCACCCCTCCAGTAGGTGAACGTCCTCCCCAGCACTCCTCTAGTATGTGAACGTCCTCCGGAAAGGCATACAAAAGGGGTAAGAATGAAAGGGTGACGAAAAGGTGGAGAAATGAGAGGAGAAGGACGGGGGATGACGGGAGGTTCCTGTAGGTGACAGTCCCGAGGAAATGGCTTCATAATGACGGGTTCAACAGGaggaatgtgagggagttgacAGGACTGTTACAGGACCCGTTGACGCCAGTGATGGCCGCGTCCTGAGTGTATACAGGACTCTGATCGCGCTCCTCAAACCTTGTGTTCAATTTTTATTTgagaatcttttttttttcatttattttattgcttttagcttaatttttttaATATAGTCACGCGAGACATTCAAGTTATCGGTTATCTTAATATTATTTATCTTAACCTAATAGTTAAGATCTGTGAGGAGTCTTATTAGTgtctggtcacggtactgtggctTTAATTCCTGCTGAGCACTCATGTATGGaattacaggtgtgtgtgagcaCTCATGTATGGAATTACAGGTGTATGTGAGCATTCATGTATGGAATTACAGGTGTGTGAGCACTCATGTATGGAATAACAGGTGTGTGTGAGCACAGTTGTGATGATAGGTAGTGAGCAGCAGCGTCAGGTGACTAATGAATGTTTCCTCTCTGGGCAGGTACGCTCCAGGTACGGCGGGTACGACTCCGTGGACGAGGAGGGACGGCGCACGTGTAACTGGGTACGCTTCCTGAAGGTGGCGCCCGTGTACAGTCACGAGGTGAACCTGGTGGGGCGTCGCGCGGGGCCCCGGGGCGAGGTGGTCTTCGAGGTGGTGCGGGAGATCCTGCCCGGCGGGGAGCTGCTGGCGTTCCTGCTGCCCGACATGAACGGCGAGAACGCCCTGCTGCTGCCCGCCCTCACCCTCCTGCGCTCCTCGCTCTACCGCCGCACCATCGACTCCATCATGGCCGAGGCGCCGCTCGACCTCTCCCGCTCCCTGCTGACGTCGCCTCCGCCTCGACCCTCCCACACTAGCGCCATGTCGCGCGATTCTGACGCCGTCTCGCCGTCGTCGTCGCCCTCGCCGTCGTCGTCACCCGCGTCGTCCACGTCCTCGGCTCCGGCCTTCTCGCCGTCCGCGTCAATGTTCCACGTGGGTCGTCCCCCGCTACAGTTCGGGCTGCCGCCTCGCCTGCCGATGGGCTTCGCTCCACAGTCCCCGTCAGCGACGTTTACAGGAAGTTCCTCCAGTATTTCCGTCCAAAACAGTTCCGTCTCACCAACGCTGGCCCCCGTCAAGCGGCGGGAGCGGACGATGCTGCCGTGCTCCGAGTGCGGCAAGGCCTTCGACCGGCCGTCGCTGCTGAAGAGGCACATGCGGACGCACACGGGAGAGAAGCCGCACGCGTGCGACGTGTGCGGGAAGGGGTTCTCGACGAGCTCGTCCCTCAACACCCACCGACGGATCCACAGCGGGGAGAAGCCCCACCAGTGTGGCGTGTGTGGCAAGCGCTTCACCGCCTCCTCCAACCTCTACTACCACAAGATGACCCACGTCAAGGAAAAGCCGCACAAGTGCTCGCTGTGCACGCGCTCCTTCCCGACCCCCGGCGACCTCCGCTCCCACATGTTCGTCCACAACGGCCAGTGGCCGCACAAGTGTTCCGTCTGCGGCAAGGGCTTCAGCAAGCTCACCAACCTCCGCAACCACGCCCTCCTGCACTCGGCCAAGACGCGAGTACCTCCGTCAACGGGGCCCGTGTCCCCCTCCTCAGCCTCTCTCTAGCCCCCCTCCAAACACTcccccggcttcaacttgcagaaCACAACAGCATGATCCCCCGGATGCAGATTCAACCTCCACACCAAACATGACACAATGCCAAATAGAGTCTAGAGGCTTCACTCTCCTTCTGCCGTCACGTATTGGAGTGCACCCGTTCCTGTTCCCTTCCAGACGCCTCGGCGTGATATACCTCCTCTTCCTCATCTGTGATCTCCTACATAAGTGTgcaatatttatttttttgtatataatgtacatatacatacacatatataaatatatatttgtccATTGATCTTTGTGTGTAAATAAATACCACCAGTCAAGTATTCTTCTGTATTATTCAGGACCTACAACGCTCCTAGCCCCGGGACTCGACAGCTGGAGCCCTCTGATATATACCTATAGCTCTGTAGGCGTGTAATTATAGTTACTGTGGTCTCGGGGTTATTATAAATTATCTTAAACAGTGGGTAAGCGCACAACCACACGTTCAAAATTGttgcttaataatatataattatatatatatatatatatatatatatatatatatatatatatatatatatatatatatatatatatatatatatatatataagaaaatttcACTCTTCATTCTTTATATCTATTATATTTTAATATACCACTGGCAATGTTTAATTATATTATTCTTAAGATAAGAACAAGAAATAAGGCGTTACATAACAGAGCATCTCACAAGTCATCACGTAGTAAAGTCATGAACATAAGCAGCAGCATTGTATACAGTAAAGCACAAGCGCTGTTATGTTCAAAGTTAAGCGTCGAGTGAAAAGAGCTTCAGAATGTCCCTTACCCCAGCGAGACCAATATTCCTGCACGCGAGTGACTACGATAATGCTGTCCACAGCCATAGTGTTATAATGAATGACGGTAGGTGAACTGTGCACGAGTAAACACGAGGTGTTTACTCGTGCACAGTTAGCCCAAGACCCTGAAATGTTCACTCGTGCTCAGATTGCACAGGACCCTGAAGTGTTCACTCCTGCACAATCAGCATAGGACGTTAAACTGTGTACAATTAGCACACGATACTCGTGGAGTCATTAACCCACTGCCTTAGAGCCATGTTCAATATTACTGAAGAGACAAACCCAATTAGCATACCAAACAACTGGATGTCAGCGAATATCATCACACTGCActatgttgttattgttgtagatttgctacctggaacaaaattcctagtagcacgggctatggtgagcccatgacacacacactgcactagttgttgttgttaaagattcgctacctggaacgaagttccaagtagcacgggctatggtgaccccgtagtagACGGGTGCTCAATTAGTTTGATCTCGACTGAAGAACCAATAAAGGCAACTAAGTGTTATGGAGAAGATAACAACatttctggaagaaaataagattATAACGGATAATTGAAATGGAtttgtttatataataattttataaaagatgtatatatacatttttatttttgcagATAAAGATCGGCATATGTGATTGAGGTAACGTTTCATGGCATACGGTACTAGTAAAGAGGCTCGCTCCGTGAACAGGTTATCCACAACGTTCAAAATACAAAGTTCTTACCTAACCAGACACTCACGAATCCATGCAACcctcttaacctaaccaaccagagtaTGGTATTTGTGAACTTCAAATTTCCTTGTGGTTAATAACTGGTACGCAAGGAACCATAACCtaagaaaatcagtaggaaccaCGAAGAGGATTCGAATCAATATACTCTGGGTACTTCCAAGCAAAACGCCTTAGACCACtaaaccacgacatggtaaaaagctatgcaacctgggattcaaatGAATCGTTTAGGGGGGTTCTGAGGCTTCCAACTGAAGCCTAATCATGGTTTTATGCATTTCCCTCCATGCACTGTGATCGTAGTCTAGGAATTCTACCTCAAACGCTTCTAGTCAAATGCACCAATTAGTCTCATTAACGCGATGTATCAATAACGTACAAATTAAGACGTGCTATGGTTGCCAGGACTGGTTGTACCTATATAGAAGAATAAGCAAGCTTGGGAGTGGCTGAGGGGGGcgagcaggcccccccccccttaaatgAGTCTGTCCACGTCCCCATCCTGTGTATTAATAAATTGCCTAATTACTGGAAATCGGGAAAATAAGCTATACTCTCTCGAAGTTCAGATTTAGATTCAAGAGGTTTATCCCCCATTTTTAGGCTTCTGTACGATCGGTTCTCATAGTGATGGTTGATGTGTTCAAGT contains the following coding sequences:
- the LOC138372756 gene encoding zinc finger and SCAN domain-containing protein 2-like is translated as MKSTSIDDPKMETRVLMPAEFSLVVTARPLPPLDRLVPAEDCIKVCATRPLPVQTRYLPFSGTVRADNLPLLPYLPPMDVRSRYGGYDSVDEEGRRTCNWVRFLKVAPVYSHEVNLVGRRAGPRGEVVFEVVREILPGGELLAFLLPDMNGENALLLPALTLLRSSLYRRTIDSIMAEAPLDLSRSLLTSPPPRPSHTSAMSRDSDAVSPSSSPSPSSSPASSTSSAPAFSPSASMFHVGRPPLQFGLPPRLPMGFAPQSPSATFTGSSSSISVQNSSVSPTLAPVKRRERTMLPCSECGKAFDRPSLLKRHMRTHTGEKPHACDVCGKGFSTSSSLNTHRRIHSGEKPHQCGVCGKRFTASSNLYYHKMTHVKEKPHKCSLCTRSFPTPGDLRSHMFVHNGQWPHKCSVCGKGFSKLTNLRNHALLHSAKTRVPPSTGPVSPSSASL